From a single Candidatus Brevundimonas phytovorans genomic region:
- a CDS encoding cisplatin damage response ATP-dependent DNA ligase has translation MRAFAALLDRLSFTASRNAKLRLIRDHLADAPDPDRGWALAALTGALSFTAAKPAMIRQVVEGRVDAELFRLSYDYVGDLAETVALIWPARHGANREPELSEVVDTLNTAKRAEVQGLLEGWLDALDADGRWALLKLVTGGLRVGVSARLAWQAAADFGGVEVADIQEVWHAQSPPYADLLAWLDGKTERPSAMAHGRFRPVMLAQPIDETIDLPRLDPAAYAAEWKWDGIRVQAVSEGGVKRLYSRTGEDVSGAFPDVVSALTYEGVIDGELLVLRDGRAAPFGDLQQRLNRKTADAKLMVSHPAGIRAYDLLAADGEDLRALPFVERRARLEAFVAAAGSDRIDLSPLVPFETWDALAAQRAEPPSGDAQAAEGLMLKRLDSVYEAGRPKGPWFKWKRDPHLIDAVLMYAQRGHGKRSSFYSDYTFGVWTEDADGIHVLTPVGKAYFGFTDEELKQLDKFVRDHTIDRFGPVRSVTATREFGLVLEVAFEGLQRSKRHKSGVAMRFPRISRIRWDKPAKEADELATLERMLD, from the coding sequence ATGCGCGCCTTCGCCGCCCTGCTCGACCGACTGTCCTTCACAGCCTCGCGCAACGCCAAGCTCCGGCTGATCCGCGATCATCTGGCCGATGCGCCCGATCCCGACCGGGGCTGGGCCCTGGCCGCCCTGACCGGCGCCCTGTCCTTCACCGCCGCCAAGCCCGCCATGATCCGACAGGTGGTCGAGGGACGCGTCGACGCCGAACTGTTCCGCCTCTCCTACGACTATGTCGGCGACCTGGCCGAGACGGTCGCCCTGATCTGGCCCGCGCGTCACGGCGCCAACCGCGAGCCCGAACTGTCCGAGGTGGTAGATACCCTGAACACAGCCAAGCGCGCCGAGGTACAGGGCCTGCTGGAAGGGTGGCTGGACGCTCTCGACGCCGACGGACGCTGGGCCTTGCTGAAGCTCGTGACGGGCGGTTTGCGCGTCGGCGTGTCGGCGCGGCTGGCCTGGCAGGCGGCGGCGGACTTCGGCGGCGTCGAGGTCGCAGATATTCAGGAGGTCTGGCACGCGCAGAGCCCGCCCTACGCCGACCTTCTAGCCTGGCTGGACGGCAAGACCGAGCGCCCCTCGGCCATGGCGCACGGCCGCTTTCGCCCCGTCATGCTGGCCCAGCCGATTGACGAAACCATCGACCTGCCCAGGCTGGACCCCGCCGCCTACGCCGCCGAATGGAAATGGGACGGCATCCGGGTTCAGGCCGTCAGCGAGGGCGGAGTCAAACGCCTCTACAGCCGCACCGGCGAAGATGTATCTGGCGCCTTTCCCGATGTCGTCTCCGCCCTGACCTATGAGGGGGTCATCGACGGTGAGCTTCTGGTGCTGCGCGACGGACGGGCCGCCCCCTTCGGCGACCTGCAACAACGGCTGAACCGCAAGACCGCCGACGCCAAGCTGATGGTCAGCCATCCTGCCGGCATACGCGCCTACGATCTGCTGGCGGCCGACGGCGAAGACTTACGCGCCCTGCCCTTCGTCGAGCGCCGCGCGCGGTTGGAGGCCTTTGTCGCCGCCGCCGGGTCAGACCGCATCGACCTGTCGCCCTTGGTGCCGTTCGAGACCTGGGACGCCCTCGCCGCCCAGCGGGCCGAGCCGCCGTCGGGCGACGCACAAGCCGCTGAGGGGCTGATGTTGAAACGACTGGACAGCGTCTATGAAGCCGGTCGCCCCAAGGGGCCGTGGTTCAAATGGAAGCGCGATCCGCACCTGATCGACGCCGTGCTGATGTACGCCCAGCGCGGCCACGGCAAACGCTCCAGCTTCTATTCCGACTACACCTTCGGCGTCTGGACCGAGGACGCGGACGGCATCCATGTGCTGACCCCGGTCGGCAAGGCCTACTTCGGCTTCACCGACGAAGAGCTGAAGCAGCTCGACAAGTTCGTGCGCGACCACACGATCGACCGCTTCGGTCCCGTCCGCTCCGTCACGGCCACGCGCGAGTTCGGCCTGGTGCTGGAGGTCGCCTTTGAGGGCCTGCAGCGCTCCAAGCGCCACAAGTCCGGCGTCGCCATGCGCTTTCCCCGCATCAGCCGCATCCGCTGGGACAAGCCGGCCAAGGAGGCGGACGAACTGGCGACCCTCGAACGGATGCTGGATTAG
- a CDS encoding FAD-binding oxidoreductase, with product MKQAISVDVAIVGAGISGALMAHELSRDHEVAVLDRRPPLTGSTLASTALLQWEIDLPLTALARKIGQADARRAYLRSRRVVDDLGRIVADEQIRCGFQPRKALYLAGDAYGRRALEAEAEARAVIGLDSRFLTAAELGEQFGVERTGAILSGGSASADPAQLAAGLLRRAAGRGARIYSPVKVMQAASDPDGVTLLTDEGLAVRASAVVFCCGYERPEGVSAPDSEVISTWALASKPGANLPAWLSETMVWEGADPYLYMRTSRDGRLIVGGEDEASATAHADPALMHKKRDRILANVKRLLPEVEMEVDYVWAGAFGESATGLPHIAPVEGLDHAWAVMGFGGNGITYSVIASQVVATALRGQNDPDADLYRR from the coding sequence TTGAAGCAGGCGATCTCGGTCGACGTCGCTATTGTCGGCGCCGGGATCAGCGGCGCGCTGATGGCCCATGAGCTGTCGCGGGATCATGAGGTGGCGGTTCTGGATCGCCGCCCCCCGCTGACGGGGTCGACCCTCGCCTCGACCGCGCTCCTGCAATGGGAGATCGACCTGCCGTTGACGGCGCTGGCCAGGAAAATCGGGCAGGCCGACGCCCGACGGGCCTATCTGCGGTCCCGAAGGGTGGTGGACGACCTTGGGCGTATCGTGGCCGACGAGCAGATTCGATGCGGGTTTCAGCCCCGAAAGGCCCTCTATCTGGCTGGCGACGCCTATGGGCGGCGAGCGCTGGAGGCGGAGGCCGAGGCGCGGGCGGTGATCGGGCTGGACAGCCGGTTCCTGACGGCGGCCGAACTGGGGGAGCAGTTCGGCGTCGAGCGGACAGGGGCCATTCTGAGCGGGGGCTCGGCCAGCGCCGATCCGGCCCAGCTGGCGGCTGGCTTGCTTCGGCGCGCAGCGGGACGGGGCGCGCGGATCTATTCGCCGGTCAAGGTCATGCAGGCGGCGTCCGACCCGGACGGGGTCACGCTGCTGACCGACGAGGGCCTGGCCGTGCGGGCGTCGGCGGTGGTCTTCTGCTGCGGTTATGAGCGGCCGGAGGGCGTCTCGGCGCCGGATTCCGAGGTGATTTCGACCTGGGCTCTGGCCTCCAAGCCGGGAGCAAACCTTCCGGCCTGGCTGAGCGAGACCATGGTCTGGGAAGGAGCTGATCCCTACCTCTACATGCGCACGAGTCGAGACGGGCGCTTGATCGTCGGCGGCGAGGACGAGGCCTCGGCGACCGCGCATGCGGACCCCGCGCTGATGCACAAAAAGCGCGACCGAATCCTGGCCAATGTGAAGCGGCTTCTGCCCGAGGTGGAGATGGAGGTCGACTATGTCTGGGCGGGCGCCTTTGGCGAAAGCGCGACGGGGCTTCCCCATATCGCGCCGGTGGAGGGTTTGGATCACGCCTGGGCGGTGATGGGGTTCGGCGGCAACGGCATCACCTATTCTGTGATCGCCAGCCAGGTGGTCGCGACCGCCCTGAGGGGCCAGAATGACCCGGACGCCGATCTCTATCGTCGCTGA
- a CDS encoding ligase-associated DNA damage response DEXH box helicase has translation MDTCDLASDRLPPRFRDWFASRGWSARAHQLAMIEKAELGSDVLLIAPTGGGKTLAGFLPSLIDLAERGPRNGPKSLHTLYISPLKALAVDVERNLLTPVREMDLPIVVESRTGDTGQARRQRQRIAPPDILLTTPEQLALFCAWEGARDYFENLRCVVIDEIHAVYGSKRGDLLALGLARLRSFSPHLRCVGLSATVDDPARVRRWLSDRGDDLVMGQPGAPPQLEVLLSENRVPWAGHTAQHAMAEVYETIKTAGTTLVFVNTRWQAEFAFQELWRLNDDNLPIALHHGSLSAEQRRRVEAAMARNELRAVVCTSTLDLGIDWGAVDLVIQLAAPKGSSRLVQRIGRANHRLDDPSRAVLVPASRFEMLECQAAAEAVADNALDGDPPRVGARDVLAQHVMGCACSEPFDLVALYEEVIRAAPYAGLTWEAWEQVVDFVSTGGYALKTYDRFRRIIRGLDGLWRVRNEETARRHRMNVGVIVTSQTLNIRLPGRRGSGRMIGQAEEWYFEQLSPGDSFLFAGQVWRFEGVEGTDAIVTRSTSDEPKVPSWGGSKFPLSTYLAKRVRKMMSDEAAWSRLPPDVCEWLHAQKDHSSLPGEDDLLVETFSRGKRHFMVCYAFEGRLAHTTLAMLITRRLDRAGVGPIGYLANDYALCIWAMRPMEGLDFDALFEQDMLGDDLEAWLDESFMMKRAFKECALISGLIERRMPGHEKNSRQVTFSADLIYDTLRRHDPDHLLLSCAREDAARGLLDVARLAELLTRISGRIRVERLARLSPFAVPLLMEIGKERAPGTSAADMMLEDAALIHEAMS, from the coding sequence TTGGACACCTGCGACCTCGCCTCCGACCGGCTGCCGCCCCGCTTCCGTGACTGGTTCGCCAGCCGCGGCTGGTCGGCGCGCGCGCACCAACTGGCCATGATCGAGAAGGCTGAGCTGGGCTCCGACGTGCTGCTGATCGCCCCAACCGGGGGCGGCAAAACCCTGGCCGGATTTCTGCCCAGCCTGATCGACCTGGCCGAGCGCGGGCCGCGCAACGGGCCGAAATCCCTGCACACCCTCTATATCTCGCCGCTCAAGGCTCTGGCCGTGGATGTCGAGCGCAACCTGCTGACGCCGGTGCGCGAGATGGACCTGCCCATCGTGGTCGAATCCCGCACCGGCGACACCGGCCAGGCCCGCCGCCAGCGCCAGCGGATCGCCCCGCCCGACATCCTGCTGACCACCCCGGAACAACTGGCGCTCTTTTGCGCCTGGGAAGGGGCGCGCGACTATTTCGAGAATCTGCGCTGCGTGGTGATCGACGAGATCCACGCCGTCTACGGCTCAAAGCGCGGCGACCTGCTGGCGCTGGGCCTCGCCCGTTTGCGAAGCTTCTCACCCCATTTGCGCTGCGTCGGCCTGTCGGCCACGGTGGATGATCCGGCGCGCGTGCGGCGCTGGCTGTCGGATCGCGGCGACGATCTGGTCATGGGCCAGCCCGGCGCCCCGCCTCAGCTGGAGGTTCTGCTGTCCGAGAACCGCGTCCCCTGGGCCGGTCACACCGCTCAGCACGCCATGGCCGAGGTCTATGAGACCATCAAGACAGCGGGGACCACCCTGGTCTTCGTCAACACCCGCTGGCAGGCCGAGTTCGCTTTTCAGGAGCTGTGGCGGCTGAACGACGACAATCTGCCCATCGCCCTGCACCACGGCAGCCTGTCCGCCGAACAGCGCCGCCGGGTCGAGGCGGCCATGGCGCGCAACGAACTGCGCGCCGTCGTCTGCACCTCGACGCTGGACCTCGGCATCGACTGGGGGGCGGTCGATCTGGTCATCCAGTTGGCGGCGCCCAAGGGCTCATCGCGACTGGTTCAACGCATCGGCCGGGCCAATCACCGGCTGGACGACCCCTCTCGCGCCGTGCTCGTACCCGCCAGCCGGTTCGAAATGCTCGAATGTCAGGCGGCGGCTGAGGCCGTGGCGGACAATGCCCTAGACGGCGATCCGCCGCGCGTCGGCGCGCGCGACGTCCTGGCCCAGCACGTCATGGGCTGCGCCTGCTCCGAGCCCTTCGACCTTGTAGCCCTCTATGAGGAAGTGATCCGCGCCGCGCCCTACGCCGGGCTGACATGGGAGGCCTGGGAGCAGGTGGTCGATTTCGTTTCGACCGGCGGCTATGCGCTCAAGACCTATGATCGCTTTCGTCGCATCATCCGCGGCCTCGACGGGCTGTGGCGGGTGCGGAACGAAGAGACGGCGCGACGACACCGGATGAATGTCGGCGTCATCGTCACCTCCCAGACGCTGAATATCCGTCTGCCAGGCCGTCGCGGATCAGGCCGCATGATCGGTCAGGCCGAGGAGTGGTATTTTGAACAGTTGTCGCCCGGCGACAGCTTCCTCTTTGCGGGCCAGGTCTGGCGTTTCGAGGGGGTCGAGGGGACCGACGCCATCGTCACCCGCTCGACCTCGGACGAGCCCAAGGTCCCCAGCTGGGGCGGTTCGAAATTCCCCCTGTCCACCTATCTCGCCAAGCGTGTGCGGAAAATGATGAGCGACGAGGCCGCCTGGTCGCGTCTGCCGCCCGATGTCTGCGAATGGCTGCACGCGCAGAAGGACCACTCCAGCCTGCCGGGCGAGGACGACCTGCTGGTGGAGACCTTCAGCCGGGGCAAGCGGCATTTCATGGTCTGCTACGCCTTTGAGGGGCGGCTGGCCCACACCACCCTCGCCATGCTGATCACCCGGCGGCTCGACCGGGCCGGGGTGGGCCCGATCGGCTATCTGGCCAACGACTACGCCCTGTGCATCTGGGCCATGCGGCCGATGGAGGGCCTCGATTTCGACGCCCTGTTCGAGCAGGACATGCTGGGCGACGACCTGGAAGCCTGGCTGGACGAGAGCTTCATGATGAAACGCGCCTTCAAGGAATGCGCCCTGATCTCCGGCCTGATCGAGCGGCGCATGCCCGGGCACGAGAAGAACAGCCGCCAGGTCACCTTCTCCGCCGACCTGATCTACGACACCCTGCGCCGTCATGACCCGGATCATCTGCTGTTGTCCTGCGCCCGCGAGGACGCTGCGCGCGGCCTGCTGGACGTGGCGCGTCTGGCTGAGTTGCTGACGCGTATCTCCGGCCGCATACGGGTCGAGCGACTGGCCCGCCTGTCGCCCTTCGCCGTCCCTCTGCTGATGGAGATCGGCAAGGAGCGCGCGCCCGGAACCTCGGCCGCCGACATGATGCTGGAGGACGCCGCCCTGATCCACGAGGCCATGTCTTGA
- the pdeM gene encoding ligase-associated DNA damage response endonuclease PdeM — MAAGSHDGALTVRLAGVEATLRASGALWLAHEAMLVVADLHLEKGSAYAARGQMLPPYDTRETLNRLEQEVAALAPRSVVLLGDTLHDGGAESRIAAPEKDRLRALAARLRLIWVCGNHDPDGAGDLGGETAAVVQAAGLTLRHDPSPRPVRGEVAGHLHPCARIHGPAGGVRRRCFASDGQRLILPAFGAYAGGLNLLDAAFAPLFETRPVGFALGRRVTPLPPERLKPDRSPPRAFPGSLRG; from the coding sequence ATGGCGGCCGGCAGTCACGACGGGGCCCTGACGGTCCGCCTGGCCGGGGTGGAGGCGACGCTACGGGCGTCCGGCGCTCTATGGCTGGCGCACGAAGCCATGCTGGTCGTCGCTGACCTGCACCTGGAAAAGGGCTCGGCCTATGCCGCCCGGGGACAGATGCTGCCTCCCTACGACACGCGCGAGACGCTGAACCGCCTGGAACAGGAGGTCGCCGCCCTGGCCCCCCGGTCGGTCGTCCTGCTGGGCGACACCCTTCATGACGGCGGCGCCGAAAGCCGGATCGCCGCGCCCGAAAAGGACCGGCTCCGCGCCCTCGCCGCGCGGCTGCGACTGATCTGGGTCTGCGGTAACCACGACCCGGACGGCGCCGGCGACCTGGGCGGCGAAACGGCGGCGGTCGTCCAGGCGGCCGGCCTCACCCTGCGTCACGATCCCTCGCCGCGCCCGGTTCGCGGCGAGGTGGCCGGGCACCTGCATCCTTGCGCCCGCATTCACGGCCCGGCCGGCGGCGTTCGCCGCCGATGCTTCGCTTCCGATGGCCAGCGCCTGATCCTGCCCGCCTTCGGCGCCTACGCCGGAGGCCTGAACCTTCTCGACGCCGCCTTCGCTCCCCTGTTCGAGACTCGTCCCGTCGGCTTCGCGCTGGGCCGCCGCGTCACGCCCCTGCCGCCCGAACGCCTGAAACCCGATCGCTCCCCGCCTCGCGCCTTCCCCGGCAGCTTGCGCGGCTAG
- a CDS encoding hemerythrin domain-containing protein, whose amino-acid sequence MQKTKAADHARTAKRARAVTPEKAKAEAIAKARSSAPDLVARIGSTPATKFRGDPDIFGRLVEDHDRHRALLAMMHETQPGSAEREGLFEELVYELKAHAAAEEQALWSSVLRNPATTDFARHAIAEHKEIDELLADLAARDMASPGWLRRFAALRDEYLHHIREEEQEQFVAAEEALTPADRRHMRAVFNRRKKEEKATAEIEKKIRLKP is encoded by the coding sequence ATGCAGAAGACGAAGGCGGCGGACCACGCCAGGACAGCGAAACGCGCGCGCGCCGTGACGCCCGAAAAGGCCAAGGCGGAGGCCATCGCCAAGGCGAGATCATCGGCGCCAGATCTGGTCGCACGGATCGGCAGCACGCCGGCCACCAAGTTCCGGGGCGACCCGGACATCTTCGGTCGGCTGGTCGAGGATCATGATCGCCACCGCGCGCTTCTGGCGATGATGCACGAGACGCAGCCAGGGTCCGCCGAGCGCGAGGGGCTATTCGAAGAACTGGTTTACGAATTGAAGGCGCATGCCGCCGCCGAGGAGCAGGCCCTCTGGTCCAGCGTCTTGCGGAATCCCGCCACCACTGACTTCGCGCGCCACGCCATCGCCGAGCACAAGGAAATCGACGAACTTCTGGCGGATCTCGCCGCACGAGACATGGCGTCTCCAGGCTGGCTCCGCCGTTTCGCCGCCCTGCGCGACGAATACCTCCATCACATTCGTGAGGAGGAACAGGAGCAGTTTGTCGCTGCAGAAGAGGCGCTGACGCCCGCGGACCGCCGCCACATGCGCGCGGTCTTCAATCGGCGAAAGAAGGAAGAGAAGGCGACCGCAGAGATCGAAAAGAAGATCCGCCTGAAGCCGTAA
- a CDS encoding hybrid sensor histidine kinase/response regulator translates to MTSPEKPIHLLLVDDLEENLLALEALLKRDGVVCLKARSGDEALELLLVHEFALALIDVQMPGMDGFQLAEFMRGNANARHIPIIFVTAGSADQQRRFRGYEAGAVDFIQKPVETDILKSKANVFIELYRQRQEIQSHRDELKAYAAALSAADRRKNDFIAMLGHELRNPVMAFRAGLHLLERQKDPEKDALIHARMEVQAHHLSRLIEDLLDVARIDQGKISLKRERVTVQSIIDSAVDTSRPKIDAGRHDLTVDMPGAPIWLDGDFTRLSQVVSNLLTNAAKYTPSEGRIEVSANRVEDRVRIDVADNGVGVPPEMQARVFDLFTQSSGPDDRSSEGLGIGLALVRELVEMHEGAVELESGGQGAGSRFTVWIPVAG, encoded by the coding sequence CCTCCTCGCCCTGGAAGCTCTGCTGAAGCGTGACGGCGTGGTCTGTCTCAAGGCCCGGTCGGGCGACGAGGCGCTGGAGCTTCTGCTGGTGCATGAGTTCGCCCTCGCCCTGATCGATGTCCAGATGCCGGGGATGGACGGGTTTCAGCTCGCGGAGTTCATGCGCGGCAACGCCAATGCACGCCATATCCCCATCATCTTCGTCACGGCCGGCAGCGCCGATCAGCAGCGACGCTTCAGGGGCTATGAGGCCGGGGCGGTGGACTTCATCCAGAAGCCAGTCGAGACAGACATCCTCAAGAGCAAGGCGAACGTCTTCATCGAGCTTTACCGACAGCGGCAGGAAATCCAGTCCCATCGGGACGAACTGAAGGCCTATGCAGCCGCCCTGAGCGCCGCCGACCGTCGCAAGAACGACTTCATCGCCATGCTGGGGCATGAACTGCGCAATCCCGTCATGGCCTTCCGGGCGGGGCTTCATCTCCTTGAGCGTCAGAAGGACCCGGAGAAGGACGCCTTGATCCACGCCCGGATGGAGGTTCAGGCCCACCACCTGTCGCGGTTGATCGAGGATCTGCTGGACGTGGCCCGCATCGACCAGGGGAAGATCTCACTGAAGCGTGAGCGCGTGACGGTTCAGAGCATCATCGACTCGGCGGTCGACACCAGTCGGCCCAAGATAGACGCCGGGCGCCACGACCTGACGGTCGACATGCCGGGCGCCCCGATCTGGCTCGACGGCGACTTCACGCGCCTGTCCCAGGTGGTCAGCAATCTGCTGACCAATGCGGCCAAGTACACGCCGTCTGAGGGCCGCATCGAGGTGTCGGCGAACCGGGTCGAGGACCGGGTGCGTATCGATGTCGCCGACAACGGCGTCGGGGTGCCCCCTGAAATGCAGGCCCGCGTCTTCGATCTCTTCACGCAGTCGAGCGGGCCGGACGACCGGTCGAGCGAAGGTCTCGGCATCGGCCTCGCCCTGGTGCGCGAACTGGTCGAGATGCACGAGGGCGCCGTGGAGCTGGAAAGCGGGGGCCAGGGGGCGGGCAGCCGGTTCACCGTCTGGATTCCCGTCGCCGGCTAA